Genomic segment of Candoia aspera isolate rCanAsp1 chromosome 2, rCanAsp1.hap2, whole genome shotgun sequence:
TTATCATGGATTGCCCAAGAATACCACAGGTTCAGCAAATGTTACAGAATGTAGTTTTGATCTGGTTTGGGGAGTTAAGACATTTCAAGAGCAAGACATAATAGAACAGCATGTTTCAAGAACAAGAGGGTAGAACTAATATAAGTGCAGCTAATAGCATGGGGAAAGTCCCAGTAGGTATCAAACCTTCCCAGCCCAGAGTAAAGTGCTAACTGTATAGTATTAAGCTCTATATTAACCTACCCATTTGCTAACATCTGTATGAATGCCTCCTCTCTGGATGTTCTTAGAATCAGAGATTAAGCTGGGGTTACCAGATTtgaaccaaaaaaataaaaataaaaacaacctcTAGATGGCAATAATGAATTTTAACTTTTCCCCCCATCTGgaggtcattcagatttttgccaTCCAAATCTTGTACCTCTAATCACTCAGATGGTGATCAGCATGTGAATTCTGGAACACTCTACTGCACTAAGTTTTTGCTTGTCCCCTAGGTTGGTAAGTTCAAGTATCTGGCAAAGTGTTTCTTATTCATTTAGTCAGTTCCCACTCTTTTCCTCAGTGTGACTACTCAAGTATCATCGAAAGCGTTTGAGAACTACCATATAACCCAAGGAATGATAATATTGAATCTGCAGGCACAGAAGtgacccccacccacccaaggaCATCCCTGGATccctaaaattaaatgaaaaattcatttttaaaaaacacagtggCTAAAACCTTGCAGCATTACCAAAACTCTTGCCTGAAAATTTGCAAAATATTGAGTGATAACTTCCAAACACACAAGATTTTGACACTACTTTTAACAATGTTATTCCTATTTTGATGCCTGCCATAGGAGCAACCCACAATGTCCTCACAAAGCATTGGTAGCTTTGGGCCACCAGCTGGACGTCAGGCTTTTTGTGAACATCTACCTtctcattttactgtattttgcataGCCAGTTTCTttattttgactttaaactgTTGCAAGCTGCTTTAAAAAGGGCTGTTAGAAATCATTTGACAATTTGTGAGCCTACAATACTTGTGAAAATGTTCCATGACAAATTGGAAGCAAGTTTTTAGGCTATTATATTAAGACACATTTACCAGATTATGAAACAGTTTTCAGCTCATTTATGCCACTAGTGTTCATCAAGGACTTTGGAGACCAAATATCGGTAACATAGCCATGTCCATCCTCTGACTCAAGACAGCTCTGATGCTGTTTTCCTCATTTGCTACTACAAATTAGCATTTCAACAAGGCATTAATGCAAAACAAGCTGGCTCATGAATAAGCCTACAGTTAGAAGTTATTTTCATTTGTGGAGCTGTGTAATATATGAGCAAAAAGGCATTCCCTGAATTTCTATTATAAGCATGAAACTTTAAGTAGAATTAGGATTCAGGCACAGACAAGAAATAAGAGGTGCAGGCATAAACGGATCATGGTGGCTGTATTATAATTGTTAAAATATTATGACCAACAAGCAAATAAAGTATTTCCTGGCAGACAGCTTAAGTATCAGTTGTGACAATACTGTTCGGCACATATTTTATAAAAGACCAAATCACAGACTCTGGGAACATTACTTGGAAGAagctcaaaggaaaaaaatagtttgaaagATCTACATATCTGATAGGAATCATATTCAATTAGGCTGTAAACAGATGGGACACTGTTGGGTCCCACCACCCAACAGTGTCCCATCTGTAAACTTGTAATGTACAGCTTACCAATTGGGAGAACTCAAAAGTCTCAGATCTCTATTCTTTTTAGAGCAAAGAATGCTTTAGAGCAAAATCTTTTAGAGGATTTCTTTGTTAATTGTAATTATATTCTGGGAGAAAGATATGTGTCTTGCCTAAAATGATCCCTAAATGCAGTCATATCCCCAGCTGTAGCTCTCCACAGGACAGAGATATTCCAGCAacaatttttttcactgtgccttcatgatgttgccttcatctcatcctcagcccTTAAGGTGGGTAGGACTTTCTCACTCATTACTTTGgaaggaagtcaggtgactgaCAGCAACTGGGAACAGAGGTAATAGGGGCAGGACTGGGATAAAACAGCAAAATCCAAACCAgcatagttttctgctgattcaaggatgggtggatagcacCGTAACCTagtagtggggaaaggccctccAGCTACATAGGAGCTGGAAATGTAGAGGGGTGATTATATGCTTATTCCAATAGTCATAGAATCCCTACAGAAGATGCCCAAAATCTAACAACACACACTGTCAAAGAGAAGACTGGTAAGACAAGGCAAGTACCCAGTTAGCTTTATTTTGGGTTTTTCCTGTAAATGAGAATGTAGTAACAGAAAAGTATGAAGGGGATTCATCACTCATCCCACCTTTTGGTCTCCCATTAGTTGTATCTTTTTACTTTTGAAGACGGGGGGTTTTTTGAGTTGTAATCTACTCATGCACTTCCCTTAGAACACTATGTTAGCTGTAACACTGCAGTTATGTGTAAGTGTTTATCTCTGGAGACAGTGGAGGTAGGATAAGACAAACTTGGAGCAACACACAGTATAAGCTGAAGGGCCCCTTTAGGACCAGAAAGTCCAGAGTCTGCAGTTGCTTAACTGCACTAATGTGAACAAAGTTCTTGTGTAACAAATAGGAACCTCCAGCTTGGCATACTTTTCTAAACACATCCTTTTTCAGGATATTTCAGAACTGGTCTCAGTGTAATGGAACAGAACCACAACACTGTGGAAGAGACTTCTACCAGTGGGCTTTCTGTCTCTCCTTGTCAGCCAAATAGCTCTAAAATTCCTGTGTCCAATGATGATGACAAAGCTGGTGCTGCGTTACTTTTCTCTGGAGTCTTTTTGGGGGTTGTAGGGTTCACCTTTACTGTGATGGGATGGGTGAAATATGAAGGTGTCGTTCACTTTGTATGGACTCGATTGCCTGGACCTGCTCTGCTTTCAGTGGGTGTGACATTTTTGCTGATTGCTGTGTGCAAATTTAAAATATCCACCTGTAACTCATGCAACCAGAGCGAAGAAAGGGCACCTGACACAGAAAGGACACATAACGGGCTTTTTGCTGGAATTAGCCAGCCCATCACTTTCCATGGAGCTGCAGTGGTGCCTTACCTGCCGCCTTctccaactcagggaggggttgCCGCCAATTGGCACCAAGCATTGAGCCATTCTGAATTTCACCCTGGCTCCACATCAATAATTCCTGTTTTTAATCCTCATTCTGATAATGCCAGTCCCATGGGTAGTTCAGCATTCTCTACAGACAACTACTCTGCTTATCTTACAGTGGACACCGCAAGTGAAAGGTAAGTTATTTGTGAGTGTTGCACTTCAGGGCAGAAGCTCCTACAAGGTCCAGGTAGAGATACTAAGGAAGTAAAGTCATTATCATTCCTTGGGTAAATTCCAGTTACTGCTTTAAGTGAAAGCATTGCCTGAAGCTTCAACCATTTCAGTTCTACAGCTATTGCTGTTCCAGCTAAGTAAAGGACTGGCATGCATTAGGCATCTTTAATTTTCTACGTGTTGGTGTTTTTCTCAAGTACATTCCTCTCTTATCTTGAAAGAACTTTCTTTTAGCCTAatgtttataataattttatcagAATAACAGGAATGGATTACTGGGTGTATAATCTATTATCACAACCTGAGCTTCATGGGTTTCAAACCTAGAGTTCACTTTTGGAGGTCCAGAACatataaagtaaaagtaaagagaAGGTTGCATCCCCACACATTCCAAATGCATTTATCTACACACTAAACAGTCATGTCCCTCCAATTTTCTTATACATGATATAGCggaagtttttattttaaggtgCAACAGTGTGTTTCAGTATTCAATTTGCTGTGATAATTAAAGCATCCGCTTTTAAATAGACACATTTTCCAACAAAAGCATAAGGAGAACAATATTGGAACACACTAATCTCTATTGATCTTTCTGCATCATCAAGCTTTTGTACATTAAGTGCACCTTTGTCTCTCACTTTCATTTTGCAGGCACACACTGCACATGCAGATGAAACCCACAATAGCTACAAATGTCCAAGACCCCGTCTTTCCCTTATGGCAAAATACATTTGTGATATGTTTTAAAATTCTGGTTTTTATTGGTCTCTCTTTTGTATCTTTGGCTGGTTGTTGCGCCTTATAAAATGCCTCTCTCCCTGCTCATCCACCCATCCCATTTCTAGGTCAACTAACAGTCTTGAAGAACCTGAAGAGATACTGGATGAAGATCTTTGCAGTGACTCCTTACCTCCTCCTCATGAGAAGCTGTTCCCACCTTTGCCATAAACAGACCTGCCTATTATCTCCATAAGGATTGAATCTGCTTTGGTAAGACCATCAATGTATATAAACTGAATAACTGTAAACCAGATATATGTGTTTTACTGACAAttattttttgctgaaaacagttgTTCATTCATCAAGCAGCTGAACTAAATACAAGTGGACATATTCCTTCTAAGTATGCAACATTTTGCATTTGATTCCATCTCTAAAATCACCCAGCCTTTCCAGTTCACCTGTTCCCCCTGCCCGCTGGACTGTTGAATAATTTGCAAATGGatattcaatttttatttaacCCTGGGCTATGTGTGAAACCTAAATCTTTTTTTGAGCAGGGGTAGTTTGAGAAGCAACCAATGCTTTTCACTCCAAGAAGATTTTAAGAAGCA
This window contains:
- the TMEM174 gene encoding transmembrane protein 174 isoform X2; this translates as MEQNHNTVEETSTSGLSVSPCQPNSSKIPVSNDDDKAGAALLFSGVFLGVVGFTFTVMGWVKYEGVVHFVWTRLPGPALLSVGVTFLLIAVCKFKISTCNSCNQSEERAPDTERTHNGLFAGISQPITFHGAAVVPYLPPSPTQGGVAANWHQALSHSEFHPGSTSIIPVFNPHSDNASPMGSSAFSTDNYSAYLTVDTASERSTNSLEEPEEILDEDLCSDSLPPPHEKLFPPLP
- the TMEM174 gene encoding transmembrane protein 174 isoform X1 produces the protein MEQNHNTVEETSTSGLSVSPCQPNSSKIPVSNDDDKAGAALLFSGVFLGVVGFTFTVMGWVKYEGVVHFVWTRLPGPALLSVGVTFLLIAVCKFKISTCNSCNQSEERAPDTERTHNGLFAGISQPITFHGAAVVPYLPPSPTQGGVAANWHQALSHSEFHPGSTSIIPVFNPHSDNASPMGSSAFSTDNYSAYLTVDTASER